A genomic segment from Ciona intestinalis chromosome 10, KH, whole genome shotgun sequence encodes:
- the LOC101242725 gene encoding polycystic kidney disease 1-related protein isoform X3, with protein sequence MYMMNKRWKVMITLLVWIICLLQVTVVAVQDTNQQNTWYVGCYQKPADMISVPRAFWADHSRLDPVQCSRQCLTLRKQFALLDPPNCICLTSISDLHEVPQHECNQSCPSDITSMCGGVGVSSVFSSRGPFILEVRLAEFASKTLVGQPVNVTVPITLGAPPGFETGLDRYAGKDMGVVNVTIGFPRTSLTFSTRIEPGQTTTTLQFLYTPEAAGFQNFDVLIRNAMSSFEYRDFIEVLSPVLASLSVVVDASLNTGSGPCVPNATEFADYNNLGIQENYNAVSIGVETTFRAYLDSGLNATFEWNICNIRQIRHRNENCLFCRENIQKFTFTKPGTCEITVRAYNSYSSLSTTLYLAAVSSVMENLEFSLRSCEDMSGPCPRAPQLNWPGLPFDILPPPRRTTMVDVILPEGLYFRETKICFHASFNYIFERPFLGMFVDFGDQRNFTEDLNLDLVSRMKRSTRVNPRFYQGLDAYGRNSNVSELNRNIVTRLYSRQNLRTCYKGDCQFNLLFHHKYTRFGEYTVKIKLSNSTHEINSTLSQKLTIVGDGFSMQGLVCNSHTRTNAPTVFQVTDGAGYALSWSIIPRSGQHQNRATFIAAAPLRYMFNESGLFDVVINNLDSCTVMVQDESALNVENPDNIISTIGLVNVSYNVEQGTDVKTRWEFMGQRGGNNVGRNAPFQDTATFWLDTVGCHTLFIEALNMASSVNTSVLVCGEEPIEGLNIRVPKLMYLHEQRNISVSYERGSYTELVLSINCASDMLIMEFRHTSDQLQAPGYFNFLTSKFPRQGVFQVQLTAWNNVSRVELTSEIHVGYLVNDLKISNVLDPDLNFAVDGEENVLVAFINNQPTSAVLYTWEYWGMASGSTIQQTTIQTTSPVIKFTPICPYFPCFVNLTAKPMSNESHTFMSVVSLNRQPLTRYLQHPVIVEVGVEFEIDVKCISIYTHETGCRVKLPDASSVTQLSANSFITLHHSFSRHGLYTVNMEVLGSVSSRNYTSLIVVEERISNLNIQGDAVVVLNSNPVGKWYASVTNGSNIIYEWRVKHHNEPGYVFTSSKSNYKYELSYSFNRSGVYEIFLLISNDISRMNTSVLVHVQNPKNHFSVMTNEGYIGHNTSFYVTISINVEFNLTVSWMDGSNNQTYRSRDLTLLENRSSTRVYTLSHVYNEAGHFRFTFTLRWILEGVPMVDVVTNTTDIFHNRSSLFTYQLRVNGELHNQPYLVQQGDDVRLEVRMKRFISTMRWRITNRNIVMLNTTARVHAENVNTFQFPTAILGVSHCQLETEPTKEKINFTIDVYRPITQLQLYEPYSRNLNSRVTKCALVDYTENTGRSYGSLRQQVKCNPLLLYAQSDGEDVIFQFQFRLYGNTTLYDMIEVNGTGRTSNLINYAQIEYTFREHGAYNISVAVLDANRNPPKPVLTRSLGFPFYAETLPLVSMSHREYYVELGTPILLSITNRRPEHDLVVVWEMGDGTTYTNIGYSVNHTYANHKMYVVQVTARNRVGHSLFLPKVHVERKLMSARIVHPISNGIYSSLKPLEFKVNVTPSDTGITYTWYFEPGKSPVIERYSNTTTNVYLEPGEFPVKVVATNAINSVESQVINITLIEPVTTLEIRGPSVVLVGATSTWEAVNHGGTDVIVTWNMGGDTIHDNAAYIMNHTFTRVGVFVVSVTLRNVLGPVTFNKKIYVMETLCELPVLRIPSKASAVYYSSTNLHFEALLTYHCPQVTHIVYNWTIKPWVSVANGGSSNQTAVFTGQGQVLNVPPRMLQPGKYEVIANVTLVGSILYATKETIILISPTIPVAQIDGGSVRKTSRDGHVIIDASQSYDPDDTDQHLLFFWECYVLQYPDRQCFNFSEPPVLTGDPDVAVRVLQQSENSLLDRRFYSSFPPGVSNTQPTLFFQANQLHPHSDSFVFKVNVTKNGSYLSSYTTFLLQVVETSNIKIIDLNCPTCWQERMTNKHVGTAFVADCYDCGVDAAFTWSIKLVQDRSRSFYRNESSDCVQPGGEGWMSWNVTNNIPLTNLTGQEIPWNVSSVPLNLHPDDANFTGVLIPLGGTGEQPVGEEYNPGNVVEAPTMPRQEEEEFLLTINEGRIGESSQQTQSQPVNSGLNGNQGYVGSSQVDEAFPIQEGSSNSHTPNTERRESAMRERESPISEGETSARNIFSMRPFGSPLIIPPTPSYDQLINEDAQIQPESHYQEFLHIELPLSHFARISNKGKVLRIKPNTLLEGRTYQVSASLRNGGSTGSTSYYVRVNRGPSYGLCSVIPENGFDRFIVHCFQWLNKQSVKLDSAISQNEMLQYHISYSIGRHGRRRPIYSGYSYESSFLLPASDQQVHIHVKIYNSMKARTNVCRFPVNVTRNEETNHTPYIDLLYVYNKTVGNTSDLQHQLVKDDQGEILSFVNVMIDSLPKVYLMEHGNKYMAIGNRLAFALSKIKCTRHTSEVIATLKRLFNRINSTDCHTLNMATMVTTKAFITAKLELLLNNKESKWERLAFSYKNEPQISTIINDGVVILEKLSTNIQNMLLVLSLVSQPNNTNACQGLSSNLSRFIQELRNILLDFAQLTEKHSLNVTTEGIIMKTQLQNESFVFMDGFERVSGRSHLWVGAEIPSNLIQNQSIQHSGIAFLKDFPFVANTQPMMDNSSLSLWFTNSSNIVIETHNLNPPIRIHLPPRLNQMKLPQRYPFEVTRGKISVHQLNLTVADNVTIHVLIRADKTLNRPYTISAALSSVPLSVQSPFINKYVMQQGSIAPRRARFSKQSNAKSSVKFTMSDIRRGGPYYISLWGSDNNGESVTLDQATKYDITIWTSDCFYWKRNGWSNAGVKALPESTPEQTICSTSHLSTFTSSFQKLKFTSYSNIIMAVVWANALTPCLTVLLIITILFIGFLVLHRYILRHQEKSHQNKESTIHTSGIRAWLRWYFGSDDRRASERVPVILRDNKSEHEQVFEVTIQTGSWXGSGTSSLAFHDLVWKRWEV encoded by the exons GATGATAACGCTTCTTGTTTGGATTATATGCTTACTTCAAGTCACGGTGGTTGCTGtacaag ACACCAACCAGCAGAATACATGGTATGTAGGATGCTACCAGAAGCCAGCAGATATGATTTCTGTACCCCGAGCCTTTTGGGCCGACCATTCTCGTCTCGACCCTGTTCAATGCTCAAGACAATGCTTAACCCTGAG AAAGCAGTTCGCCCTTCTTGACCCTCCGAATTGCATATGCCTAACAAGCATCTCTGACCTGCACGAAGTACCTCAACATGAATGTAATCAAAG CTGTCCCAGTGATATTACCAGTATGTGCGGTGGAGTTGGAGTATCCAGCGTTTTCTCGTCACGGGGTCCGTTTATATTAGAGGTTCGTTTAGCGGAGTTTGCGTCTAAAACTCTGGTAGGTCAACCCGTGAATGTAACTGTTCCAATAACTTTGGGGGCGCCGCCCGGATTTGAAACAG GATTGGACAGGTATGCTGGCAAAGACATGGGCGTGGTAAACGTTACAATAGGATTTCCACGCACCTCACTCACATTTTCAACACGTATCGAACCCGGACAAACAACAACGACGCTACAGTTTCTTTACACTCCAGAGGCAGCAGGTTTCCAGAATTTTG ATGTACTTATACGGAACGCCATGTCTTCATTTGAATACCGAGATTTCATTGAAGTGTTATCCCCTGTTCTTGCCAGCCTTTCTGTTGTTGTGGATGCATCTCTTAATACGGGTTCTGGGCCGTGCGTTCCAAATGCAACGGAATTTGCAG ATTATAACAACTTGGGCATCCAAGAGAATTATAATGCAGTCTCCATTGGAGTTGAAACTACTTTCAGAGCTTACCTAGACAGTGGTTTGAATGCTACTTTTGAGTGGAATATTTGCAACATTCGCCAAATTCGTCACAGAAACgaaaactgtttgttttgtcgTGAAAATATACAG AAATTTACTTTCACCAAACCTGGCACTTGTGAGATAACAGTGAGAGCTTACAACTCATACAGCAGCTTGAGCACAACCCTGTATCTTGCTGCTGTCAGCTCAGTAATGGAAAACTTAGAATTTTCTTTGCGATCTTGTGAAGACATGTCAGGTCCTTGTCCTCGGGCCCCACAACTTAATTGGCCTGGTCTCCCCTTTGATATTCTGCCACCTCCAAGAAGAACAACAATGGTGGATGTTATCCTACCAGAAGGCCTGTACTTCAGAGAAACTAAAATATGCTTTCAT GCATCTTTCAACTACATATTTGAAAGGCCATTTCTAGGTATGTTTGTCGATTTTGGTGATCAACGAAACTTTACTGAAGATTTGAACCTAGACCTAGTTAGCAGAATGAAACGATCAACCAG AGTGAATCCGCGCTTCTACCAAGGCCTTGATGCCTACGGAAGAAACAGTAATGTTAGTGAACTGAACAGAAACATTGTGACAAG ACTTTACTCTAGGCAAAATCTCCGCACATGCTACAAAGGTGACTGCCAATTTAATCTACTCTTCCATCACAAGTACACAAGGTTTGGGGAATACACAGTCAAAATAAAG CTATCTAACTCTACCCATGAAATCAATTCAACATTATCTCAGAAGTTGACAATAGTTGGCGATGGTTTCTCAATGCAAGGTCTTGTTTGTAACAGCCATACAAGAACCAACGCTCCAACTGT ATTCCAAGTCACAGATGGTGCAGGTTACGCACTCAGTTGGTCAATTATCCCAAGAAGTGGCCAACATCAGAATAGAGCAACATTTATCGCTGCAGCCCCTTTAAGATATATGTTCAATGAAAGTGGGCTGTTTGATGTTGTGATAAACAATCTTGATTCATGTACTGTCATGGTACAGGATGAGTCAGCACTGAATGTTGAAAACCCGGATAATATCATCAGCACTATTGGATTGGTTAATGTTTCCTATAATGTGGAGCAAGGCACGGATGTTAAAACAAGATGGGAGTTTATGGGTCAGCGTGGGGGCAACAATGTTGGTAGGAATGCTCCGTTTCAAGACACCGCAACATTTTG GCTTGACACAGTTGGTTGCCACACTCTCTTCATAGAAGCTCTTAACATGGCATCTAGTGTAAATACCTCTGTACTTGTTTGTGGAGAAGAACCAATTGAAGGGTTAAACATTAGAGTTCCAAAGTTAATGTATTTACATGAGCAAAGAAATATATCGGTCTCATATGAAAG agGTTCATACACTGAGCTTGTGTTATCCATCAACTGTGCCAGTGATATGTTGATTATGGAGTTCCGACATACGAGTGATCAACTACAAG cCCCAGGATACTTCAACTTCTTAACTTCCAAGTTCCCAAGACAAGGTGTGTTTCAAGTCCAACTGACAGCTTGGAATAATGTCAGTAGAGTGGAACTCACATCTGAGATTCATGTCGGTTATCTTGTTAATGATTTGAAGATATCAAATGTACTTGATCCCGATCTCAACTTTGCTGTTGATGGAGAAGAAAATGTGTTGGTTGCTTTTATTAACA ACCAGCCAACATCTGCAGTGCTATACACATGGGAGTATTGGGGCATGGCTAGTGGTTCAACAAtccaacaaacaacaatacaAACTACATCTCCTGTGATCAAGTTCACTCCTATCTGTCCGTattttccatgttttgttAATCTGACAGCAAAACCGATGTCAAACGAATCACATACTTTTATGAGTGTGGTGTCATTAAACCGTCAACCACTTACAAGATACTTGCAACATCCTGTTATTGTGGAAGTAGGGGTAGAATTTGAAATTGACGTAAAATGTATTTCAATCTATACACATGAAACTGGATGTAGAG TCAAACTTCCAGATGCTTCATCTGTTACACAACTTTCAGCAAATAGTTTCATAACTTTACATCATTCGTTTTCCCGCCATGGTCTTTATACAGTTAACATGGAAGTCCTTGGCAGTGTTTCTTCAAGGAATTACACATCCCTGATTGTTGTGGAGGAAAGGATTTCCAACCTTAATATTCAG GGAGATGCAGTTGTTGTCTTGAACAGTAATCCCGTAGGTAAATGGTATGCTAGTGTTACAAATGGaagcaacattatatatgaatGGAGAGTGAAGCATCATAATGAACCTGGCTATGTCTTCACATCTTCAAAGTCAAACTACAAATATGAG CTCAGCTACAGCTTCAACAGATCTGGTGTGTATGAAATCTTCCTTCTTATATCCAATGATATAAGTAGAATGAACACCTCAGTTTTGGTTCATGTGCAAAACCCAAAGAACCATTTCTCTGTCATG acaAATGAAGGTTACATTGGCCACAACACCAGTTTTTATGTGACCATTAGTATTAATGTTGAATTTAACTTGACTGTTTCATGGATGGATGGCAGCAACAACCAAACATACAGGAGCAGAGATCTTACTTTACTTGAAAACAGAAGCTCAACAAG AGTCTATACTTTGTCTCATGTTTACAACGAAGCTGGTCATTTTCGATTTACTTTTACATTGAGGTGGATATTGGAAGGAGTTCCCATGGTTGATGTTGTCACCAATACAACTGACATCTTTCATAACAGAAGTTCATTATTTACATATCAACTGAGGGTTAATGGAGAACTACACAACCAACCAT ACCTTGTACAACAAGGTGATGATGTAAGATTAGAAGttcgaatgaaaaggtttaTCAGCACGATGAGATGGAGAATTACCAACAGAAATATTGTCATGCTGAATACTACAGCAAGAGTGCATGCtgaaaatgtaaatacattTCAATTCCCCACTGCAATACTTG GTGTCAGTCATTGCCAACTTGAAACTGAACCAACAAAGGAAAAGATAAATTTTACCATTGATGTTTATCGACCAATAACACAGCTACAGCTTTATGAACCATACTCTCGCAACCTTAACAG CCGCGTTACAAAGTGTGCTTTGGTGGATTATACTGAAAATACTGGTAGGTCATATGGGAGTTTGCGGCAACAAGTCAAATGCAATCCTTTGCTTTTGTATGCACAAAGTGATGGAGAAGATGTTATTTTCCAATTTCAGTTCCGCTTATATGGAAACACAACACTCTATGATATGATAGAGGTTAATGGAACAGGGAGAACTTCAAACCTGATAAATTATGCTCAGATTGAATATACTTTTAGGG aacATGGTGCTTATAATATCAGTGTTGCTGTTTTGGATGCAAACCGCAATCCACCTAAACCTGTGTTGACTAGATCTTTAGGATTTCCTTTTTATGCGGAAACACTGCCACTCGTATCTATGTCACATAGGGAATATTATGTTGAACTTGGAACTCCTATTTTACTTTCAATCACAAACAGGCGTCCAGAACATGATCTGGTTGTAGTTTGGGAAATGGGTGATGGAACAACATATACTAATATAG GTTACTCAGTGAACCACACATATGCAAACCATAAGATGTACGTAGTGCAGGTCACGGCACGAAACCGTGTCGGTCATTCACTCTTTTTACCCAAGGTTCATGTCGAACGAAAGTTAATGT CTGCTAGAATTGTTCACCCGATATCAAATGGGATTTACTCCTCACTGAAACCCCTTGAATTCAAAGTAAATGTGACACCTTCAGATACTGGTATAACATACACATGGTATTTTGAACCCGGAAAGAGTCCTGTTATAGAAAGATATAGCAATACAACAACGAATGTGTACCTAGAACCTGGAGA ATTCCCAGTTAAGGTTGTTGCAACCAATGCAATTAACAGTGTTGAGTCCCAAGTTATTAACATCACACTGATCGAACCTGTTACAACTTTGGAGATACGAGGTCCTAGTGTTGTGTTGGTGGGAGCAACCTCAAC ATGGGAAGCTGTCAACCATGGTGGAACAGATGTCATTGTGACATGGAACATGGGTGGAGACACTATACACGATAATGCTGCATATATTATGAATCATACGTTCACAAG AGTTGGTGTTTTTGTTGTCTCGGTAACCTTACGGAATGTACTTGGTCCAGTGACTTTTAACAAGAAAATTTATGTCATGGAGACTCTGTGTGAACTTCCAGTTTTACGCATACCAAGCAAAGCTTCTGCAGTG TATTACAGTTCAACAAATTTACACTTCGAGGCGTTGTTGACCTATCACTGTCCACAAGTCACACATATTGTTTACAACTGGACAATTAAACCCTGGGTATCTGTTGCGAATGGTGGCAGCTCAAACCAGACAGCTGTATTCACTGGGCAAGGGCAAGTATTGAACGTACCACCTCGTATGCTTCAACCAGGCAAATATGAGGTTATTGCAaat GTTACCTTGGTCGGAAGTATACTGTATGCTACAAAAGAAACAATAATCCTTATTAGTCCAACCATTCCTGTTGCTCAAATTGATGGTGGATCCGTGAGAAAAACATCACGAGATGGTCATGTGATCATTGACGCATCACAAAGCTATGATCCAGATGATACAGATCAACATCTTTT gttCTTCTGGGAGTGTTATGTACTTCAATACCCTGATAGACAGTGCTTTAACTTCTCTGAGCCACCAGTGCTTACCGGTGATCCCGATGTTGCTGTCAGAGTTTTACAACAATCTGAAAATTCACTTCTTGATAGAAGGTTTTACTCAAGCTTTCCACCAGGAGTATCAAACACACAGCCTACCTTGTTTTTCCAAGCAAACCAGCTGCACCCACACTCAGATTCCTTTGTATTCAAG GTGAATGTAACTAAGAATGGTTCATACTTGTCTTCTTACACTACCTTCCTACTTCAAGTGGTGGAGACAAgcaatattaaaat aATTGACCTTAATTGTCCAACTTGTTGGCAAGAAAGAATGACCAACAAGCATGTTGGAACTGCCTTTGTAGCTGACTGTTATGACTGTGGTGTTGATGCTGCTTTTACTTGGAGCATTAAGTTGGTACAGGATAGGAGCAGATCATTCTACAGGAATG AATCATCAGATTGTGTCCAACCTGGTGGGGAAGGATGGATGAGTTGGAATGTTACAAACAATATTCCTCTTACTAACT TAACTGGACAGGAAATACCTTGGAATGTTT CCAGCGTTCCTCTCAATCTGCATCCTGATGATGCCAACTTTACTGGAGTTTTAATACCATTGGGTGGGACAGGGGAACAACCAGTTGGTGAAGAATATAACCCCGGCAACGTGGTAGAAGCCCCTACTATGCCCAGgcaagaagaagaagaattccttttaacaataaatgaaGGCAGGATAGGGGAATCTTCTCAACAAACACAATCCCAACCAGTGAACTCAGGGCTCAATGGCAATCAGGGGTATGTTGGGTCGTCACAGGTAGATGAAGCTTTCCCAATTCAAGAAGGGAGTTCAAACTCTCATACACCGAACACAGAAAGAAGAG AGTCTGCCATGAGAGAGAGAGAGTCGCCAATATCTGAAGGTGAAACTTCAGCAAGAAACATCTTTAGCATGAGACCATTTGGTTCTCCTTTAATTATCCCACCAACACCTAGTTATGATCAGCTAATTAATGAAGATGCACAAATACAACCGGAGTCTCACTACCAG gaGTTCCTTCACATAGAGTTGCCTTTATCACATTTTGCAAGAATTAGCAACAAAGGAAAAGTCTTACGTATCAAACCAAATACTTTGTTGGAAGGCAGAACTTACCAAGTTTCCGCTTCTCTTA GGAATGGTGGATCTACTGGAAGCACTTCTTACTACGTTAGAGTGAACAGGGGACCAAGTTATGGACTTTGTTCTGTGATCCCTGAAAACGGCTTTGACCGATTTATTGTTCATTGCTTTCAATGGTTGAACAAACAGAGTGTAAAACTGGACTCAGCTATAAGCCAG AATGAGATGCTACAATATCACATAAGTTACAGCATAGGAAGACATGGAAGAAGAAGACCAATCTACTCTGGATATTCTTATGAGAGTTCATTTCTTCTTCCAGCTAGTGACCAACAAG tACACATCCATGTGAAGATATACAACAGTATGAAAGCAAGAACAAACGTTTGCCGTTTCCCTGTTAATGTTACAAGAAATGAAGAGACAAACCATACACCATATATAGACTTGTTATATGTGTACAACAAGACAGTTGGTAACACTAGTGACTTACAACATCAACTGGTAAAGGACGACCAGGGGGAAATTTTAAGCTTCGTTAACGTCATGATTGATTCTTTACCG AAGGTGTACCTTATGGAGCATGGAAACAAATACATGGCCATAGGAAACAGACTTGCATTTGCCCTTTCAAAAATCAAGTGCACACGTCATACTAGTGAAGTCATTGCCACCCTGAAAAGATTGTTCAATAGAATAAATTCAACTGATTGCCACACACTCAACATGGCAACCATGGTAACGACTAAAGCATTTATCACCGCAAAGCTAGAGCTCCTACTGAACAATAAGGAATCAAAATGGGAGCGCTTGG CTTTCAGTTATAAAAACGAGCCACAAATATCGACAATAATCAATGATGGTGTTGTGATCTTAGAGAAACTATCAACCAACATTCAAAACATGCTCCTTGTACTTTCCCTTGTATCTCAGCCCAACAACACAAACGCATGCCAAGGACTGTCATCCAATCTATCCAGGTTTATACAAGAATTGAGGAATATTTTATTGG ACTTTGCCCAACTAACTGAGAAGCATTCACTTAATGTGACCACTGAAGGTATTATCATGAAGACCCAACTTCAAAACgaatcttttgtttttatggatGGTTTTGAAAGAG tttCAGGAAGAAGTCACTTGTGGGTTGGAGCAGAAATTCCTTCCAACTTAATCCAAAATCAAAGCATTCAACACAGTGGGATCGCTTTTTTGAAGGATTTTCCCTTTGTCGCAAACACACAACCCATG ATGGATAATTCATCATTGTCCTTGTGGTTCACCAACTCCAGCAATATTGTCATTGAAACTCACAATTTAAATCCACCAATCAGAATCCACCTTCCACCAAGGCTAAACCAG atGAAGCTGCCACAAAGATATCCATTTGAAGTAACCAGAGGTAAAATATCTGTCCATCAGTTAAATCTAACAGTGGCAGACAATGTGACAATCCATGTTCTAATTAGAGCagataaaactttaaacag ACCATATACAATATCAGCAGCATTAAGTAGTGTGCCACTATCTGTGCAAAGCCCATTCATCAATAAATATGTCATGCAACAAGGATCTATTGCACCAAGAAGAGCTAGATTCTCAAAGCAATCAA ATGCCAAATCCAGTGTAAAGTTCACAATGTCCGACATAAGACGTGGTGGACCTTACTACATTAGTTTGTGGGGATCTGATAATAATGGAGAGTCAGTTACTTTGGATCAAGCTACtaaatatgacatcactatcTGGACATCTGATTGCTTTTACTGGAAGAGGAATGGTTGGAGCAATGCTGGTGTGAAG GCGTTACCCGAATCAACCCCAGAACAAACAATTTGTTCCACAAGTCACCTTTCAACCTTTACAAGTTCATTTCAAAAGTTAAAGTTCACTTCTTACTCCAACATTATAATGGCTGTTGTTTGGGCCAATGCTCTTACTCCatgtttaact GTATTACTTATCATCACAATCCTGTTCATTGGGTTTCTTGTACTCCACCGTTACATTCTCCGCCACCAAGAAAAGTCTCATCAAAACAAGGAATCCACCATACATACATCTGGTATACGAGCGTGGTTGAGATGGTATTTTGGTTCAGATGATAGAAGAGCCAGTGAGAGAGTTCCTGTTATATTAAGGGACAACAAGTCTGAACATGAACAG GTGTTTGAGGTTACAATACAGACTGGAAGTTGGNCTGGTAGTGGAACTTCATCTCTTGCATTCCATGATCTTGTTTGGAAGAGATGGGAAGTATGA